A genome region from Perca fluviatilis chromosome 20, GENO_Pfluv_1.0, whole genome shotgun sequence includes the following:
- the LOC120548786 gene encoding doublecortin domain-containing protein 2 isoform X2: MPGTARRGELPPTRTIIVYKNGDAFFSGRKIVVNPRYLSTFDSFLTFLTRGIEAPFGAVRRLYTPREGHKVQHLDDLKHGSVYVAAGNEKFKKLDYCEITTKKPQKKKKEQIRPVVHSRIVVSARWKITTDESCTINVFTNGDALVAPARIRIPKYTLRSWENVLAMVTEKVRLRTGAVFRLCTLDGRPVCGPSELENNQYYVAVGAEKFKALPYDHYDPCRDLIKETNVIKHQNILPAIRKTRHPKDVFAHTGFREDLEHTARGQMKKQAKPERTKQQRQVSRNPVLFSTGEGSVFNAQNKRSEMAGAAEVQEDRQVKVDLPIDQVEAKIVDEEYENGSCSVSPRKASLHDSDNLRLQRSLSAGSRKDEAKEREASSRLCRIRSRVSRIFKEKMKPEHSLL; encoded by the exons atGCCGGGCACAGCAAGGAGAGGTGAACTGCCGCCGACCAGAACAATAATTGTCTACAAGAACGGAGACGCTTTCTTTTCCGGAAGAAAAATAGTTGTGAATCCGCGGTATTTGTCAACCTTTGATAGTTTTTTGACCTTTTTGACCAGAGGGATTGAGGCTCCTTTTGGCGCCGTGAGAAGGCTGTACACTCCCAGAGAAGGCCACAAAGTTCAGCATTTGGACGACTTGAAGCATGGGAGTGTATATGTTGCAGCCGGAAATGAGAAGTTCAAAAAGCTGGA CTATTGTGAGATAACAACAAAGAAgccacagaaaaagaaaaaagagcag ATCCGACCTGTTGTTCACAGCAGAATAGTAGTTTCTGCTCGCTGGAAGATAACTACAGACGAATCTTGCACTATAAA TGTCTTTACCAACGGAGATGCCTTGGTTGCTCCAGCTCGAATACGGATCCCAAAGTATACTCTTAGAAGCTGGGAAAATGTTTTAGCCATGGTGACAGAGAAAGTGCGTCTTCGCACTGGTGCTGTGTTCAG GCTTTGCACATTAGATGGACGTCCTGTCTGCGGCCCCTCTGAACTGGAGAACAATCAGTACTATGTCGCGGTTGGTGCTGAAAAGTTTAAAGCTCTCCCATATGATCACTACGACCCCTGCAGGGATTTAATCAAGGAAACCAACGTGATCAAACA CCAAAACATCCTGCCTGCTATTAGAAAGACAAGACATCCAAAGGATGTG TTTGCTCACACAGGCTTTAGAGAGGACCTTGAGCACACAGCCAGGGGGCAGATGAAGAAACAAGCCAAACCGGAGAGAACCAAACAACAGAGGCAGGTGTCCAGAAACCCAGTTCTCTTCTCGACAGGGG AGGGCAGTGTGTTCAATGCACAAAACAAAAGAAGTGAGATGGCAGGAGCAGCGGAGGTGCAGGAAGACCGCCAGGTGAAGGTGGACCTGCCTATTGATCAG GTTGAAGCCAAGATAGTTGACGAGGAGTATGAGAATGGGAGTTGTTCTGTGAGTCCCCGCAAGGCCTCCCTCCATGATTCAGACAACTTGCGTTTGCAGAGGTCTTTGTCTGCAGGTTCCAGGAAGGAT GAGGCTAAAGAGAGGGAGGCGTCTTCCAGGCTTTGCAGAATACGGTCACGGGTCTCCCGGATTTTCAAGG AAAAAATGAAACCTGAACATTCATTGCTCTGA
- the LOC120548786 gene encoding doublecortin domain-containing protein 2 isoform X3, whose amino-acid sequence MPGTARRGELPPTRTIIVYKNGDAFFSGRKIVVNPRYLSTFDSFLTFLTRGIEAPFGAVRRLYTPREGHKVQHLDDLKHGSVYVAAGNEKFKKLDYCEITTKKPQKKKKEQIRPVVHSRIVVSARWKITTDESCTINVFTNGDALVAPARIRIPKYTLRSWENVLAMVTEKVRLRTGAVFSQNILPAIRKTRHPKDVFAHTGFREDLEHTARGQMKKQAKPERTKQQRQVSRNPVLFSTGEGSVFNAQNKRSEMAGAAEVQEDRQVKVDLPIDQVEAKIVDEEYENGSCSVSPRKASLHDSDNLRLQRSLSAGSRKDEAKEREASSRLCRIRSRVSRIFKEKMKPEHSLL is encoded by the exons atGCCGGGCACAGCAAGGAGAGGTGAACTGCCGCCGACCAGAACAATAATTGTCTACAAGAACGGAGACGCTTTCTTTTCCGGAAGAAAAATAGTTGTGAATCCGCGGTATTTGTCAACCTTTGATAGTTTTTTGACCTTTTTGACCAGAGGGATTGAGGCTCCTTTTGGCGCCGTGAGAAGGCTGTACACTCCCAGAGAAGGCCACAAAGTTCAGCATTTGGACGACTTGAAGCATGGGAGTGTATATGTTGCAGCCGGAAATGAGAAGTTCAAAAAGCTGGA CTATTGTGAGATAACAACAAAGAAgccacagaaaaagaaaaaagagcag ATCCGACCTGTTGTTCACAGCAGAATAGTAGTTTCTGCTCGCTGGAAGATAACTACAGACGAATCTTGCACTATAAA TGTCTTTACCAACGGAGATGCCTTGGTTGCTCCAGCTCGAATACGGATCCCAAAGTATACTCTTAGAAGCTGGGAAAATGTTTTAGCCATGGTGACAGAGAAAGTGCGTCTTCGCACTGGTGCTGTGTTCAG CCAAAACATCCTGCCTGCTATTAGAAAGACAAGACATCCAAAGGATGTG TTTGCTCACACAGGCTTTAGAGAGGACCTTGAGCACACAGCCAGGGGGCAGATGAAGAAACAAGCCAAACCGGAGAGAACCAAACAACAGAGGCAGGTGTCCAGAAACCCAGTTCTCTTCTCGACAGGGG AGGGCAGTGTGTTCAATGCACAAAACAAAAGAAGTGAGATGGCAGGAGCAGCGGAGGTGCAGGAAGACCGCCAGGTGAAGGTGGACCTGCCTATTGATCAG GTTGAAGCCAAGATAGTTGACGAGGAGTATGAGAATGGGAGTTGTTCTGTGAGTCCCCGCAAGGCCTCCCTCCATGATTCAGACAACTTGCGTTTGCAGAGGTCTTTGTCTGCAGGTTCCAGGAAGGAT GAGGCTAAAGAGAGGGAGGCGTCTTCCAGGCTTTGCAGAATACGGTCACGGGTCTCCCGGATTTTCAAGG AAAAAATGAAACCTGAACATTCATTGCTCTGA
- the LOC120548786 gene encoding doublecortin domain-containing protein 2 isoform X1 produces the protein MPGTARRGELPPTRTIIVYKNGDAFFSGRKIVVNPRYLSTFDSFLTFLTRGIEAPFGAVRRLYTPREGHKVQHLDDLKHGSVYVAAGNEKFKKLDYCEITTKKPQKKKKEQIRPVVHSRIVVSARWKITTDESCTINVFTNGDALVAPARIRIPKYTLRSWENVLAMVTEKVRLRTGAVFRLCTLDGRPVCGPSELENNQYYVAVGAEKFKALPYDHYDPCRDLIKETNVIKQYDTNDFCQNILPAIRKTRHPKDVFAHTGFREDLEHTARGQMKKQAKPERTKQQRQVSRNPVLFSTGEGSVFNAQNKRSEMAGAAEVQEDRQVKVDLPIDQVEAKIVDEEYENGSCSVSPRKASLHDSDNLRLQRSLSAGSRKDEAKEREASSRLCRIRSRVSRIFKEKMKPEHSLL, from the exons atGCCGGGCACAGCAAGGAGAGGTGAACTGCCGCCGACCAGAACAATAATTGTCTACAAGAACGGAGACGCTTTCTTTTCCGGAAGAAAAATAGTTGTGAATCCGCGGTATTTGTCAACCTTTGATAGTTTTTTGACCTTTTTGACCAGAGGGATTGAGGCTCCTTTTGGCGCCGTGAGAAGGCTGTACACTCCCAGAGAAGGCCACAAAGTTCAGCATTTGGACGACTTGAAGCATGGGAGTGTATATGTTGCAGCCGGAAATGAGAAGTTCAAAAAGCTGGA CTATTGTGAGATAACAACAAAGAAgccacagaaaaagaaaaaagagcag ATCCGACCTGTTGTTCACAGCAGAATAGTAGTTTCTGCTCGCTGGAAGATAACTACAGACGAATCTTGCACTATAAA TGTCTTTACCAACGGAGATGCCTTGGTTGCTCCAGCTCGAATACGGATCCCAAAGTATACTCTTAGAAGCTGGGAAAATGTTTTAGCCATGGTGACAGAGAAAGTGCGTCTTCGCACTGGTGCTGTGTTCAG GCTTTGCACATTAGATGGACGTCCTGTCTGCGGCCCCTCTGAACTGGAGAACAATCAGTACTATGTCGCGGTTGGTGCTGAAAAGTTTAAAGCTCTCCCATATGATCACTACGACCCCTGCAGGGATTTAATCAAGGAAACCAACGTGATCAAACAGTATGACACCAATGATTTTTG CCAAAACATCCTGCCTGCTATTAGAAAGACAAGACATCCAAAGGATGTG TTTGCTCACACAGGCTTTAGAGAGGACCTTGAGCACACAGCCAGGGGGCAGATGAAGAAACAAGCCAAACCGGAGAGAACCAAACAACAGAGGCAGGTGTCCAGAAACCCAGTTCTCTTCTCGACAGGGG AGGGCAGTGTGTTCAATGCACAAAACAAAAGAAGTGAGATGGCAGGAGCAGCGGAGGTGCAGGAAGACCGCCAGGTGAAGGTGGACCTGCCTATTGATCAG GTTGAAGCCAAGATAGTTGACGAGGAGTATGAGAATGGGAGTTGTTCTGTGAGTCCCCGCAAGGCCTCCCTCCATGATTCAGACAACTTGCGTTTGCAGAGGTCTTTGTCTGCAGGTTCCAGGAAGGAT GAGGCTAAAGAGAGGGAGGCGTCTTCCAGGCTTTGCAGAATACGGTCACGGGTCTCCCGGATTTTCAAGG AAAAAATGAAACCTGAACATTCATTGCTCTGA